From Paenibacillus sp. PL2-23:
CCCCGCCATAGCCACACGAGAGATCGTTATTGCGCCGAATGAGGGGTTAGAAGATGCGATAGCGACACCACGTGTGGCTATAGCGCTGAATGAGGGGTTAGATAGTACAGCAGCGACACCACGTGTGGCTATAGCGCTGGAAGCCGCTGTAATGCGCCTAAGCAGCCATAACGACACCACTGTCGCTATGGCTGGCCCCCCATCGCTTCCACAGCTTCGTCCCGCTTGAAGGATGGGAGCAGATCGCCGATGACGATGCGGTCTGACATCATCAGCTCTCTATCCGCCTCCGTCGTGATAAGCAGGCACTGCCCTGCGTCCAGAAGCTCCCCGGTTTCGGCGTTGTAGCAGGAGCCGCTCGCTAGTACGCCGTCTGGCGACGGGACAAAGTACAGCTCCCCGTTCGTCCAAGAGCCATTCCGCTGCGTAACCACCCGTGATCCCAGCTCCGACGCGCCGGTTAATAGAGGAGAGCCAAGCCAATAAGGCTCCTTGCTGGATATGCCCAGCAGATGCAGCAGCGTCGGCGCAACGTCAAGCTGGCCCCCAACCGCTTCATAATGACCGGCATAAGCGCCATCCGGGAGATGCAGGAGGAACGGCACGCTTCTGGTCACCTGCTCTCTCTCAATCGGGCTTGAGGTGTCCGACATAAACCGCTCATACAGCTCCCATTGCTGAATGGAGTTGTCATGATCGCCATATATGGCGAATATCGTGTTCTCCCATAAGCCCTCCGCCTGCAGCCGATCCACCAGCTCCCCAAGCGCGGCGTCGGCATAGTGCGCCGCCTGCAAATATTCCCCCATAATCGTACCCTCCAGCTCCTCCACCTGGAGCGCCTTCTGCTCGTCGGGAAGCTTATAGGGATGGTGACTGGTCAGCGTGATCATAAACGCGTGGAAAGGCTTCGGAAGCTCGGTCACAACATCCATAGACTGTCTGTAAAAGGATTTGTCGCCCAGCGCCCATCCCAGCTGTTCGTCCAGCTCATAATGCTTCAGGCTGTAGAACGCGTCATACTCCATCCTGCTGTACATAACATTCCGGTTCCAGAAGCCGCCTTGATAAGGGTGGAAAACGGAGGCGGAATACCCGCTCGCCTTCAACCGCTCCGGCAGGCATACAAAATCATGGGAGGCGTATTGGATAAATACCGATCCGCTCTTTAAGGGCTGCAAGGAGCAGTTGACTGCAAAATCGGCATCGGAGGTGCGACCCTGCGACGTTTGATGATAGAAGCGGGAGAAATATGCGCTGTCCTGAATCAAACGGTTCAGAACCGGCGTTATTTCGCGCCCGCCAATCGACTTGCCGATGATGAAGCTCTGGAGCGCTTCTACCTGCACCAGCAGAACATTGCTCCCCTTGTATGCGCCGAACAGCGGGTCCTGCTCCAGCGACGCTCTGGCGTTCCCACGATCCTTCATCCAGGCCTCCGTCTCATCCAGCTGCTCCGCGGATACGGCCTCCGCGCCGAACCAGTTCAGCTTCGCGTAACGGTAAGCATCGTAGCCATGAAAGCCAAGTCCGCCCGTCACGTTGTAGATGGATAGATTCCACCAGTTTTTTTGGAAGAGGCCCTTGGCCCACGTGTTCGTCGCATGGTTCAGATTGGGTACGAACAAAGAGAAGCCAAGCGCAAATGCGGCCAGGCTGAAGCCGATGCGGGCGGACGGCTTGCGCCAGCGCGTGAGCGGAGCGGCTGAGGAGCGGAGCTCCGAGCGGCCCCGCCAGATCAGATACACCGCGAAGGGTACCAGAACGATGGCGTCAGCGAACAGGAAAAAATCCCAATAACGGATCAAGGTCGCAATGCTGCCGCCAAGCGATTCGACTTGGCCCAGCTGGAGCAGAACGGGTACCGTAATGAGATCCTGAAAATAGCGGTAATAGATAACGTCGGCGAACAGGAGCGCCGACAGCGACAGGTTAAGCCCGATCAAAGCCAGCAGTCTCCCGCGAGCAGGCAGCAGCAGTGCCCAGAAGGCGAGCATTAGCGCGGCACCGGCTTCCATCATCCTGTCTATAAGAGTCATATCCATATAGGGAACGGACAGCAGGCGGTTAAACCAATACAGCTTGAGCTGAATGGCGACGACAAATAACACCATGTCCGCGATAACTAGCCGATTCAGCGCATGCAGGATGAGAGAGAACGAATGCCGCAGCGAATCACGCTGCTTCGCTTGCGGCATCCCCATTCTTCTATTCATGCCGCTTGTCCCGAGGAGGAAGCGGGCCAAAAAACTGATAAAAGTCGGTCTGGATTCGACCGTTGAACAGCTTCCTCTTTTTGTCGGCTTGGCGGCCCATGTAGTGCTCCACCATATCCGAGGGGCTGATCGCGAATACGGACCAGGTCGGATAATGCAAGGTCATCAGCCCGAATTGACGCAAAGCGGCTTCCGCTTCCCGCTCATCGCCAAGCCGCTCGCCATAGGGCGGGTTCGTCATGAATACGCCGTAATCGCCTTGCGGCTTCGCCTTGGCGACTGGCAGCACGCTGACCTTAATCTCCTTGGCGAAGCCCGCGCGCTTGATAGAGGTCTCGGAAATTTCGATCGCGCGGGGGTCGATGTCTGTGCCTGTAATCTGCAGCGGCACATCATCCCTAACGGCGTCGTAGGCTTCCTCGCGGGCGGCGTCCCACAGCTTCGCATCCATCCGCTCCCAGCTCTCGCTGTTGAACTGGCGGCGCAGGCCCGGCGCAATGTTCCAGCCGATCATCGCCGCTTCGACCAGGAAGGTCCCGGAGCCGCAGAAGGGATCGTAGAACGGCCGCTCAGGCCGCCAGCGGCTGAGCAGGATGAGGGCGGCTGCCATCGATTCGCGAATTGGCGCCTCGTTCGACACGAGACGGTAGCCGCGCTTGTGCAGACCCGCGCCGGACGTGTCCAGCGTAAGCAGCGCCTCATCGTTCAGGAGAGACACTTCAATGACGTAACGGCCGCCATCCTCGTCGAACCACTCCGTGCCGTAGCGCTCCTTCATTTTTTCGACGACTGCTTTTTTAACGATTTTTTGGCAGGCCGGCACACTGGAGAGCAGCGACTTATGGGAACGTCCTTCTACGGGGAATTCACCATCCACCGGAATCCAATCGGGCCAATCCAGCGCCTTGGTGCCCTCGAACAGCTCGTCGAAGGTCGTCGCCTTGAATTTGCCCATCCCAATCAGAACGCGGCCCGCCGTGCGCAGCCATAGATTGGTGCGGCATATATCCTCCAGACCGCCGCGGAAGTTGACTCGACCGTTCTCCACCTGAAGGTCGGCATAACCGAGCTCCTTCAGTTCTCTCGCGACAACGGCCTCGAGTCCCATGGGAGAGGTCGCGATTAAATGCAATTGTTCCACTTCACACACTCATTTCTATAACGATAATCAAAAAAATGCTTCGGTTAGGACGTTGTATCCTTTCCCGCAAAAACTTACAATTAAGTATAGGTCAAATGGACACGCTTTTACAAATGAATCATGGCGGGAGAGAAGACGATGTCGATCGATGAACGATATGTGGAAGGATTATACGCCCGAGACGCTGTGCTGGAGCGGGTCAAGGAAGGGATCGCAAGCCATGGCATGCCCAGCATCTCCATTGCGGACGGATACGGACGGCTGCTAACTATGCTGGTTCGCATGTCGGGAGC
This genomic window contains:
- a CDS encoding class I SAM-dependent RNA methyltransferase, which codes for MEQLHLIATSPMGLEAVVARELKELGYADLQVENGRVNFRGGLEDICRTNLWLRTAGRVLIGMGKFKATTFDELFEGTKALDWPDWIPVDGEFPVEGRSHKSLLSSVPACQKIVKKAVVEKMKERYGTEWFDEDGGRYVIEVSLLNDEALLTLDTSGAGLHKRGYRLVSNEAPIRESMAAALILLSRWRPERPFYDPFCGSGTFLVEAAMIGWNIAPGLRRQFNSESWERMDAKLWDAAREEAYDAVRDDVPLQITGTDIDPRAIEISETSIKRAGFAKEIKVSVLPVAKAKPQGDYGVFMTNPPYGERLGDEREAEAALRQFGLMTLHYPTWSVFAISPSDMVEHYMGRQADKKRKLFNGRIQTDFYQFFGPLPPRDKRHE
- a CDS encoding LTA synthase family protein; translation: MNRRMGMPQAKQRDSLRHSFSLILHALNRLVIADMVLFVVAIQLKLYWFNRLLSVPYMDMTLIDRMMEAGAALMLAFWALLLPARGRLLALIGLNLSLSALLFADVIYYRYFQDLITVPVLLQLGQVESLGGSIATLIRYWDFFLFADAIVLVPFAVYLIWRGRSELRSSAAPLTRWRKPSARIGFSLAAFALGFSLFVPNLNHATNTWAKGLFQKNWWNLSIYNVTGGLGFHGYDAYRYAKLNWFGAEAVSAEQLDETEAWMKDRGNARASLEQDPLFGAYKGSNVLLVQVEALQSFIIGKSIGGREITPVLNRLIQDSAYFSRFYHQTSQGRTSDADFAVNCSLQPLKSGSVFIQYASHDFVCLPERLKASGYSASVFHPYQGGFWNRNVMYSRMEYDAFYSLKHYELDEQLGWALGDKSFYRQSMDVVTELPKPFHAFMITLTSHHPYKLPDEQKALQVEELEGTIMGEYLQAAHYADAALGELVDRLQAEGLWENTIFAIYGDHDNSIQQWELYERFMSDTSSPIEREQVTRSVPFLLHLPDGAYAGHYEAVGGQLDVAPTLLHLLGISSKEPYWLGSPLLTGASELGSRVVTQRNGSWTNGELYFVPSPDGVLASGSCYNAETGELLDAGQCLLITTEADRELMMSDRIVIGDLLPSFKRDEAVEAMGGQP